The Coccidioides posadasii str. Silveira chromosome 2, complete sequence genomic interval AACAACGCCCCAAAGTAGTTGCAAGGCCTAAAAATAACCGCGAGAGCCAAGTCATCGTTCAAATCACGTGGATTCTTCGCTTGAGCAGGAACAAAAGTCAAGAAACCAGTGTGCGACGTCAGGGAAACTTTGAAATGGAGCCAGTACGAGATGTAGCATACATGGCTATTGTACCCATCTTTCTGCCTCCCTGCTGTTTACTTTCTCATCACTGAGAGCTACCTCGTGTGCCTTTGAAACCTTGAAAagtttcaagttggcagctgGCAGCTCTGAACTACGAATACTACAGAGTACGTCAGGCGTTAACCTGAGCAACAAGGATGCTAGGAACAGAACGCTACGCCTATATGTCTGGCTAGGATGAATGCATGCTCTCGCTCTTCTTCTGTCGAGCGTATCGAGATGAAAACATCCTGGCAAAGAAAGTACCATAAGAAAATGAAGTGAAGTGATTGCATTATATATTTTTGTATGTGTTTCTAGCCAGCTAGGGCTTAGATGGCTAGTATTCAAGATGCCAATGTTCAAAAGCAAAATACCAAGCCAAGGAAAGCAGATTTTACCAGTTGGTGATATTCTCATGAGCAAGGGGAAAAAAGTTGGAAACATGTTGGTTCGCTCAACGCGACAGGCAGGCATACTCAGCACCATCAAGGTGGACATCTCTTCCTGCTCTTCCAAGGACTCAATCGAGTCTGCAACCACAAGATGCGAAACATAAgtcaaaaaagcaaaaaaaagaaagcgaTGGTCGTACCCTGTTTACATTCATCACATCAACAaggaaaagaacaaaatcCAATGAACTCCGGGAAGGCACTGAACGAAAGGACTAGTAACAATTACTGCTTGCTAATAGACACCAGGGAGGAAAAGCGAATTATCTGCAGGACGAAAGGGAGTGTCAAATTAAGGGAATTCGAGACCTCCATGGCtctacttcttttcttccatcTTTCTTCGCTTACCCTTGGGCGCTGGGTCGAGTGGGGTTCGCTTATATGTTATCGTCCGCGTGACGACTTGGCGGACAATGACTGGGCGAGCGCACGAGGAGCAGCGAGACGCATCAAGATATCGAACGTTTGATTCAGCGTGCGAACCAGACACTGGAGATAATAGAGAACGCACTGAAGCGCTTCGTGGAGATTCCGTGACAGGTGAGGCTTTTGCCGACTCTGAACCGCGTAGTGATCGCACGTTGATTGGAGTTCTCGGTGTCCTCGGCGTTCGCGGGGGCTTTTGGACCCTATCCGGTTGTGATCTCGTCGTTGTCGCGGACAATGGAGTTAGGAGAGGAGTGGTCAATGATTTTTGGTGTGTTTGACAGGTGCAAAAATACGGGCTGGTGCTCGTCGATGGGTTGGAAGAAGATGACGAGAAGCTTTTGCTTGTCGAGGGAGCGCTTGCCGACAGCGGGGTCGCGATCATTGGCGTGAGCGTTTTGAGCAAGTCAGTGTACGCGGTTGGAGGCGTTATTGGTGTCTTCAGAGCGTCCTCGTGTTTGATCATCTCAAACTTTGCAGAGAACAATGGGCTGTCATGAAGTTCAGACGGAAAAACCAGCGATTTGGAAGTATCAAGTGGCGCCAACGTTGGCTTCGATGTGACTGGCATGCTGGCGGGAATTTCGAATCGACGTTTATCGAACTCAGAGTGGTCTCTTCGGCCGGTGACCAAGATAGACACGGTCAGGTAACAGAGAGCGATAGGATACTCGAGGAGAAAAAGGAGTGACCACCCGCGGCTTGTATGGAAAATGGTCCCTCACGTATTGCTCAAATTGGAACAGCAGCGGAAGCGATTGATATGTTGTGATTGTCAAACGATACAAAGGCAAATCGACAAGTCACGCATTCACGCTCAGTAAGATGAAGACGGCCGGCGCACTTCAGACTGATGTTGGGTCTTTTTCTCAGCGAAACGCTGAACAGAATGCTGCGGACAGTTGGATGGGCGCGTAACTCCAGCCAATGAACACCCAGTAACCGACAGAGGGGATTTCGGGAACAAGGGCGGTTCTAAGATTAGAATACGCTAGTCCCTTTATGGTATGGTAGTGAGTAGCGGAAAGTTTGTTTGCGGTTGGGGCTTGGGGCGCTTTCGTTTGAGGCAAAGTTAGGGCTAAAATAGGCCCGCTGTTCGGCGCGCTGATTGGACCGACTACGCTGTCCAGGACGATGTTCTGCGGAGGGCGGGCGGTGAATCAACGTGATATCTGCAGGTGCAGCTCAAGAAGGTGCCGAACTATTCCTTGTTAGCTCCCTCTTATTGGCCCCGGAATAGATAGCCCTTCTTGATCCCTCCTGCTCGCTCAAGAGCGGGGGAATGGACTCGATTTTGGGGGAATATCGGCCACACCTACCAAGTTGTGGAAGGAAAAAATAGAACAAGAGGAGTGCTTGTGTAACAAAGAGTGTTGTTTTGCACAAGGGCAAAGTGTGCATGTGATGAACTAAGCCTTGTAATGGAGGGACGAGCTGTGAAGAATCAACTTGAAGATCTAGTTCACATCCGGATATGGTGCCCTTTTTATGTTCGTTTGTTGGTGGATTTGAGACTCTTTCCTCCCAGGAACTCGTTTCCTTTCCCGCCAGGAAATGCATCCCTCGTCTGAAGATATCCTCATATTCAAATTAGCAAATGCCGGTAGAGCTGCCAATCATTCTCTTGAATACATGCGTGCCTGTCGCAAGCTTGTGGGAGAAGGGTGAATGACAGGGGTAGGTATCGCGGTGGGTAGTTCACAACTGCACCTGGAGCGCGCGGTTATCCTGCCTCTTCAACTTCAGCGGTTCTAGAAAACTGAATCGAGTGTGAAGGTCACAAATTGTCCCAGCAACGGTATGTCTAGGCTCCTCAGCAGTCCTCATCAAGGCCTTATTGGCCATGTCTTCTCATGTTTTGCAGAAGTCATTTTTAGCCTCAGTTGTTTCATCCTTCCATGGGGACCGACTAAATCAAAACAGGTTATCAAGAGCAGCCCGTAGGGCATCGCGATTGGATGACGGGGCTTCTGCCTCGTGTCAATGATTCTTCAGACACATTCTAGGATGCTGTTTCACCCTCCAATTACTGCTTTTCAGTTTTCTGGTGTCAAAAAGTTCTACAGCTCCCCACAGTTCTTCAGACTTAAAACCTTCTCCAGTACCCCGTATCCTTATTCTATAATTAAATTCTTCATGCAAGTTCTTCGATCCTACGAAGTCATCTCTGCTGGGCGCTTAACCTATCCAGCATGGTAAAATTGCAGAATCTCGTGATGCCTCCATAGTCTCATTGGTTAGACGAGATCCCTGGTCGTTTTCGGATCCCTGGTCACGGACTTTCAGTGTATATGTAAACAGTTCCTTCTGGGTTGAGGGTGCGCGCCGACCCTTGATTATTTGTTTATCTTCGCTCACACGTGGAATTAACGCTGCCCAACCGTCTCATAGAATGACTAGCCTCAAGAGATATGTGTCTCAGACCTGCTAAATATTGAGATGCTATCTGTGGTATTCTACCTGCTGAAGAGCCGCCGAAAAAGCTTTTCGGCTGATGACACCCTCGGCAAGGTTAGGCGAATCGGAAATTGGGCGTGATAACCCGCTCGAGGGCGCTACATATTGTCTCCTGGGCCATTCATGAGCCTGTTAACCGGCCCCCTATGTTGATACGTCGATTCTCTTCGGCGCAGTGTGCGCGGGATCGCGAGCATATTTAGCAGCCAAGCTTAGACAATCTTCCTCATCGACGTGTCTGACCTGCTGACATACTTGAGACTGGCTTACGAAAGTCCAAGTCCGCTGAAAATAGAAGCGTCAATGGTTATTTGATTTTCGATCGAGTTTTGTTGTTGGTTCCCTAGATGAGCTGTGACGAATGGCCGTGCTTCTCTAACTGTTACCAACTTCGTACCGCCCGCGACCGTTGGGGACTAAGAATatcctttcctttttgttACAACGAACATGTTCCGTTCTGGAGGCGGGTGAGTGGACAGCGACCGGAGTCGATCCCCTCTAATCCGCTTGAATGCATCAAGTGTGCCGTCCATTCGATAGCGGGTTCGAAATAGCACTCGCACTACGTCTGTATTTCGGATTTAGCTACCTCATCTCAGCGTCGTTATTCGGGCTGCAATTGCGGCGAATGACACTGCGTTGCATGGTCAAGAATTCATATTATTAGGTAGCATTGACTATTGAAAGAATAGCCCATAACGTGTGTACAACGGCTGGCGCCCGGATCCTTCAATTATGCGAACCCTTGCCAAAGACGGGCCGACACCGCTGCCAAAATGCACATTCCATATCATATGATGTTTATTAGATTTGCTGGGATCCATCACACGGCGCCTGCCTACTCCGTCCATATGTCACTAGTGTAAGATATGTATCCCATCATCGACATTCCTCTCCCATCGCCCTCACTTAAGAGGACCCGATCAACGGTAGAGAAACTTCCTATCAAGGAAAATGCATTACTCTCCAGAACCTTGAGGATCTTGAATAAGACCCATGGCAACACGTCGCTGTGGAGTTATAAGCTGAAACGACGGTCGTGGCTGGTTCTGTTGGCTTTTTGATATGAtcgagagaaagaagaaaggaggCCAAATTTTTTGCTGCGAAAAGTCACTTTTGTAGCTGTGGGTCACGTGGTGTTAATGGAGACATATTTTGCCGGAGCCGAACCTAGCATCAGATAAGTTGTCTTGGCGTCGCCAGCCGAATGGCACCTTACGAACCGTTCCTCAATGCTTTACGGAGTAGCGCATTGACATATCCCAGGCATGTTCTTTCAATCATGACTGCCGAGATTGGGGAATGCTGCCGGGTCCCGGTTCGAATCATACCCCGCAATCTTTGTTCGGGCGTTCACCGATTTCTCTCTATCAGCATTGGAGTGGGTTACACATGCAGCGCATGAAAGAAGACTCAATTTAATGAACATTGAGCATTTCCTGGGAGTCTACTCTGTAATGCGTGAAAATTGACATTGGAGAGCGACCACAAGGTGTCATGAGAGTCTTACAGTGGGTGAACCATACAGGTTTGGTGTTTGATCGAGATACGAGGGATGAGCTTCCCGTGTTTTAAGGGCGTAAATGACCTCATGGCTTtatgcaaaaaaaaaaaaatattcacAAGGTCACAGGGACTGGCTATTGATATTTTGGTGCTGAGGCCCGATATGAGGTAGCTTTACCAATACTATTGTCCAATAAACTGCCCAAGCATTCCTCCCCAAAGCCTTTGCTTCAGcttcctctctttttccAGCCTATTCTTCTCTTGCTCCACACCTTTTTCCTGTTTCTCCATGTGCTCCATGAAATTACGGTCCATTTCCTCTCGCTCCTCTTTGCTCATCAGCCCCTTCCCACCATCTGGATGCGTATCTGAGTCGTCTCTGCCTCGGTACTTCAGTTTTGGGCTCGCTGCTCACTTCCAGGACTTGAATAAGCCCATTACATTTTTGGACCAACCAGTTAATATCCCGCATACCATGTCGCCAGTGGGATGGGAGCGCACCATACCCAAGCCAGCAGCCCAAGAGAGCTCCAGCCGCGCACGCATCAGTGTCTGTGTCACCAGCAGCAAGTGTGAGTTCGGTTATTATGTTTTCAAATATCGTTGGATACGGGAGTGCTGCCGTCACCGTGGTTGCTGCTGCGGCGTATGGCGCTTGGCGCATTCCCATGCGTAGACTCAAAATTGCGGCCCCGAGGCACTTATAAACGTAGCCTATTTTCATCGAGTCGTCTAGCTGAAGCTCTTCAAAAGTTTGTGCCTGAACGCGTTTGTTGAATTCCTGTCGGTCGAGCAATTCACCGTCTTCGAATTCTCGCCTCCCGTTCGACTTTAAATTCCCCCAATCCGCCCGACGACATTTCGCCCAGGTGTCAACCCATTGATAAACACATTCGATCACATCGTCGACATCGGACTCGCCCAATATCTCTCGTCTCAAGATGCCCCGTATGAAGCCAGTCGACATGCAGCATGCCAGGGTACGTCTTGGATCCACATGAGTAAAGAAAGCAGTCGCAACGCGACAGGTCTGATCCAAAGAGAACCCAAGGCGCACGATGCCAAGTGGATGAGTGCGCATCAATGAGCCATTAGGTGCGATTTTCCTACCTGAATCGACCCAATGTCTATAGGCAGTCGCAGCGGGATCAGTCAGGTATTCTTTGTCCAGGATCACCTTCAAGTTGTGAGCAGAGATGATCATGGGAACGGAGTTCACAAATGGCTTACTGAGCCAACCGTTTCCCCTAAGCCAAGTGGTGGTCTGTCTAATGCTCGCAGTCCTTGATGGACCCAGATTTTCAATCGCTCCGCCAGGTCATTAGGTGATGTCTTGCCATTGTGATGCaatactgaaagaagaatcAATAAAGCGTGGTCCGTGTCATCTGTCCAAGCACCCTAGGCGTGAAAAAATTGGAAGGTTCAGCCATCCCAGCCCTACATTAAACGATTTATTATACCCAGGGGCCATGTTGATGGCGAATGTACCTTACAGTCTCAAATTTATCTCAAGTCAGTAGTCATCGCACCAACTGAGTTTGGATTGGACATGGCAGTCGTAACGAAAATAGTACACAAGTATGTCTTTTGCTGAAGATTGTTTCTTTTGGGTATGCAAAGTGGAAAAACGCTCTCTGTCCTAGGAAATCGAAACCTCTCAAAGGACGACGAAGTCGATGCTATGTCGTTTAGGCTACTATATTTTGCTTCAGGGTTTGGCGCAGCCTGATCGACCCTCACAGCCGAAACTAGCTTTGTcgaaaaaacaaaaagctGCAGCAAGGAGGCTTTTCCAGAGAAGACTCATCTCGCTAGTCAGGGACCTTAGAGTGAATGCTCCGTAGTACGATTGAGGTCTTCTACTTCGGACAGGGTCACGCAGGATTTTTAATCAGCCTTTTTGGCCCAAAGACCATATGAATTTGATGAAAAAAATGCATGAAATAATCTATTTTCATATTCTATCAGTATTTACGAAACCTGCTGGGAGGCAGGTCTTTTATATCaacagaaaataaaaatgagGTACCAAGATCTGTTCCCAACCAATGGCCCACTTTTGATGAGCCATACGAAGTGgttatactccgtatatctGATCTAATTCCCATTTAAGTGCTTCACTGTGCAAAGAAATCATCTCTTATAATCCCACTCCGATCACACATTCCACGGAATATCCCTCCCATTTCCCACAACGCCAGTGGAGTGTCAAATTCTGCAATCCGTCCCTGGGCCATCACGCAAATACGATCATAGTTGATAATTGTGCGCAGCCGGTGGGCAATGCATAGCAAGGTCTTGCCTTCAAATCCTTGCGCCATTGTCTTTTGGATCTTCTGGTCCGTTTCAAAATCCACAGACGAAGTCGCTTCGTCACACACGATAATACGGGAGTCGCGCACCAGAGCACGGGCAAGGGCCATGAGCTGTCGCTGGCCGAGAGAGAAGTTCAACCCCTCTTCTTCGACAGGAGAGTCAAGATGAATGCGCTGTTGTGGCTGGTTTGCGTCTTTGGCAGTCTTTGCTGGTTCCTGTTCATTGGTTGTGGGTCCCTCTCCGACGAGATCTGCCTTTCGCAGGGCGGACCAGAGCTCAAGGTCGCTGTATTGGTTAAAAGGGTCGAGATTTGATCGAACGGTTCCCCGGAACAGAGTTGGATCTTGAGGAATAATTGCTAATCGCGAACGAAGATCATGAAGGCCAATCGTGGAGATGTCAATACCGTCGACCTCGATACTTCCACCGGAGAGTTCCGTGAGTCGAAATAGAGCGGACATGATGCTGGACTTGCCGGCTCCAGTCCGTCCAACAATTCCGATCCGTTCACCACCCTGTATTTTCATGTTTAAACCTTGAAGAACGAGAGGAAGCCCCTCTCTATATCGCATTTGTACGTTAGAGAAAGTGATTTCCCCCCTTGATGGCCAGGTCTTGTCTAGTTCCCGCATATGAAGGGGTGCTTCCTCCTCCAGTTGGGTCCCGTAATAATGTATTCGTTCTGTAGCGTTCATGTTATTCTCAACTTCAGCCAGCTGGCGCACGGTAAACTGCAGCATTTGGAAGATAGCAAGGATGTAGGAGAGAACCAATCCGGAAATACTAGGCTCGACATCGAATCTCGAAGTAACAACTAGGATCCCCGTAACGAAAACCATGAGACAGCCCACCGCATCTAGTCTAATACTCAACCATCGTTGGTTCGAGAAAGTGAGAAAATATGCGCTATTCATATTATCGATTGCGGCGCGAATTCGCTTAATGAAGTGATCTTGGAGGCCGTATGCTCTGATTGATGCAGTGCCTGAAACAGCTTCGCCAAATTGCGCAAACACAACGGATCGAAGAACGGCTTCGTGCCGTTTCATTTCTCGGGCAGAAGCTCTGTAGAAATTCGCCGCCAGCaggaaaagaacaagaagcgGAACGAGGGCCACAGCAAACTTTGGTCCTGTTAGCCTTTGGCGATATCAATTGAAGCGGAAACAAAGATACTTACGAAGTGGTAAAAGACAATGATTAGTGCCATGACTGAGATGATCATGGTGAAAGTTAGGTAATATATCCGCATGGCATCACACAGGTCGTTATCCATGGTGTGGATGTCCTTTGAAAAACGATTGGTAATGCGTCCAAGAGGTGTCGTATCGAAAAAGGACATCGGAGCTCTTAGAACTCGTGTCATTGCCTTTTGCAACATGCTCTTACTGGCGTTTGTCCCACTAGTTGTAAGGATCGTAGAGAATCCATACATTAAGATTGCTTGTGAAGCTCCCAAAGCTGCATATATGCCCATATATTCCCCTTGCGGGAGGTTAAATTTATCCGAAGTCCAGTAGGACAACCACAGACTTGTGACGATGTTCGCGCCGTTGCATAGGAGCaggaagatgacgatgagaGGAAAATTAGTAGGCCACCCAAATGATGAGA includes:
- a CDS encoding uncharacterized protein (EggNog:ENOG410PS1X~COG:S~BUSCO:15260at33183) — translated: MPVTSKPTLAPLDTSKSLVFPSELHDSPLFSAKFEMIKHEDALKTPITPPTAYTDLLKTLTPMIATPLSASAPSTSKSFSSSSSNPSTSTSPYFCTCQTHQKSLTTPLLTPLSATTTRSQPDRVQKPPRTPRTPRTPINVRSLRGSESAKASPVTESPRSASVRSLLSPVSGSHAESNVRYLDASRCSSCARPVIVRQVVTRTITYKRTPLDPAPKGKRRKMEEKK
- a CDS encoding uncharacterized protein (TransMembrane:1 (o56-77i)), producing MHFLAGKETSSWEERVSNPPTNEHKKGTISGCELDLQVDSSQLVPPLQGLVHHMHTLPLCKTTLFVTQALLLFYFFLPQLGRCGRYSPKIESIPPLLSEQEGSRRAIYSGANKRELTRNSSAPS
- a CDS encoding uncharacterized protein (EggNog:ENOG410PIFX~COG:S); amino-acid sequence: MIISAHNLKVILDKEYLTDPAATAYRHWVDSGRKIAPNGSLMRTHPLGIVRLGFSLDQTCRVATAFFTHVDPRRTLACCMSTGFIRGILRREILGESDVDDVIECVYQWVDTWAKCRRADWGNLKSNGRREFEDGELLDRQEFNKRVQAQTFEELQLDDSMKIGYVYKCLGAAILSLRMGMRQAPYAAAATTVTAALPYPTIFENIITELTLAAGDTDTDACAAGALLGCWLGYGALPSHWRHGMRDINWLVQKCNGLIQVLEVSSEPKTEVPRQRRLRYASRWWEGADEQRGARGNGP